The following coding sequences are from one Comamonas koreensis window:
- a CDS encoding ABC transporter substrate-binding protein, whose translation MRISHLPALRAPVKPLGLAAALLCLSLSAIAQSGPPVRIGLIVDQSGVYSAITGKGSITAAQMALDEAGGQVLGRKVELLTFDHQSKADSAAAKAREWYDNGVDAIQDVGGSAAALAVLNIAKEKGKVLVMSGPASDRITGDMCGPTVAHWAYNSYALANTVGKAAAEKIGKQWYFLTADYSGGYDIVKATTQAIATVGGKVIGETRHPLNGSDFSSAVVQAQASKADVIGLANFGNDLVNSIKAAREFGITPESKQKLASLLMYINDVHSVGLRTAQGMLLSEAFYWDMNDETRAFSKKYFAKVNAMPNMSQMGAYSSVKHYLKAVEAAGSTDAKAVMAKMREMPINDVFTKNGRLREDGMMVHDMYLFQVKSPQESKAPWDYYKVISTVPADKAFLPLSESACPLVKK comes from the coding sequence ATGCGTATTTCTCACCTCCCCGCGCTGCGCGCACCCGTCAAACCGCTGGGCCTGGCCGCAGCGCTGCTGTGCCTATCATTGAGCGCCATCGCGCAATCGGGCCCGCCGGTGCGCATCGGCCTGATCGTTGACCAGTCGGGCGTCTACTCGGCCATCACCGGCAAGGGCAGCATCACCGCTGCCCAGATGGCGCTCGATGAGGCCGGCGGCCAGGTGCTGGGCCGCAAGGTCGAGCTGCTGACCTTTGACCACCAGAGCAAGGCCGACTCGGCAGCGGCCAAGGCGCGCGAATGGTATGACAACGGCGTCGACGCGATCCAGGACGTGGGCGGCTCCGCGGCCGCGCTCGCGGTGCTCAACATCGCCAAGGAAAAAGGCAAGGTGCTGGTGATGAGCGGCCCGGCCAGCGACCGCATCACCGGTGACATGTGTGGCCCCACCGTCGCGCACTGGGCCTACAACTCGTACGCGCTGGCCAATACCGTGGGCAAGGCGGCGGCCGAGAAGATCGGCAAGCAGTGGTACTTTCTGACAGCCGACTACTCGGGCGGCTATGACATCGTCAAGGCCACCACCCAGGCCATTGCCACCGTGGGCGGCAAGGTGATCGGCGAGACCCGGCACCCGCTAAATGGCTCGGACTTTTCATCGGCCGTGGTGCAGGCCCAGGCCAGCAAGGCCGATGTGATCGGCCTGGCCAACTTCGGCAATGACCTGGTCAACTCGATCAAGGCTGCGCGCGAATTCGGCATCACCCCCGAGAGCAAGCAAAAGCTCGCCTCGCTGCTGATGTACATCAACGATGTGCATTCGGTGGGCCTGCGCACTGCGCAGGGCATGCTGCTGTCCGAGGCCTTCTACTGGGACATGAATGACGAGACGCGCGCGTTCTCGAAGAAGTACTTCGCCAAGGTCAACGCCATGCCCAATATGAGCCAGATGGGCGCCTACTCTTCGGTCAAGCACTACCTGAAGGCCGTGGAGGCGGCCGGCAGCACGGACGCCAAGGCGGTGATGGCCAAGATGCGCGAGATGCCCATCAACGATGTCTTCACCAAGAACGGCCGTCTGCGCGAGGACGGCATGATGGTGCACGACATGTACTTGTTCCAGGTCAAGTCGCCGCAGGAGTCCAAGGCACCTTGGGACTACTACAAGGTCATCAGCACGGTGCCGGCCGACAAGGCCTTCCTGCCGCTGTCCGAATCGGCCTGCCCGCTGGTCAAGAAGTAG
- a CDS encoding Bug family tripartite tricarboxylate transporter substrate binding protein: protein MNDQLSPTQTPANRDRRRWLLRNAAWGAASLLAGQHAWAQSPYPSRPVRLVVPFAAGGATDVLGRLLAKALEPGLGQPVVVDNKVGAAGAIGATQVAHAEPDGYNVLMGGVGTNIVLEHTMPDLGYRPQRDFAAVASICNVDYVLVVAQDSPYQTLGELLADAKKTPGKLRYMSTGPLGPLHVAMEYLGKLSGAQMIHAPYKGEAPALPDLLQQRVDMGMMTALFTRPQVQSGKLRVLATLSAQRMASWPEIPTVAELGYPGYAAPIWNGFFVPRKTSAQVVERLGRTTVAQLQAPELKNLLEKQGVSVTAQGPEAYEKFLQAERLRWQHMIRESQVLTTS from the coding sequence ATGAACGACCAACTTTCCCCAACCCAAACACCCGCCAACCGGGACCGGCGACGCTGGCTGCTGCGCAATGCAGCCTGGGGCGCAGCCAGCCTGCTGGCCGGCCAGCACGCCTGGGCGCAGAGCCCCTACCCGTCGCGCCCGGTGCGGTTGGTCGTGCCCTTTGCCGCCGGCGGCGCCACCGATGTGCTCGGCCGCCTGCTGGCCAAGGCGCTGGAGCCGGGCCTGGGCCAGCCGGTGGTGGTCGACAACAAGGTGGGCGCAGCCGGCGCCATCGGCGCGACCCAGGTGGCCCATGCCGAACCCGATGGCTACAACGTGCTGATGGGCGGCGTGGGCACCAATATCGTGCTCGAGCACACGATGCCCGACCTGGGCTACCGGCCGCAGCGCGACTTTGCGGCGGTGGCCTCGATCTGCAATGTGGACTATGTGCTCGTGGTGGCGCAAGACAGCCCCTACCAGACCCTGGGCGAGCTGCTGGCCGATGCGAAGAAGACACCGGGCAAGCTGCGCTATATGTCCACCGGGCCGCTGGGCCCGCTGCATGTGGCGATGGAGTACCTGGGCAAGCTCAGTGGCGCGCAAATGATCCATGCGCCCTACAAGGGCGAGGCCCCGGCCCTGCCGGACCTGCTGCAGCAGCGCGTGGACATGGGCATGATGACGGCGCTCTTTACCCGGCCGCAGGTGCAGTCGGGCAAGCTGCGCGTGCTGGCCACCTTGAGCGCGCAGCGCATGGCTTCCTGGCCCGAGATCCCCACCGTCGCCGAGCTGGGCTACCCCGGCTATGCCGCGCCGATCTGGAACGGCTTTTTTGTGCCGCGCAAGACCAGTGCCCAGGTTGTAGAGCGCCTGGGCCGCACCACCGTGGCCCAGCTGCAGGCGCCTGAGCTCAAGAACCTGCTGGAAAAGCAAGGCGTCTCGGTCACCGCCCAGGGCCCTGAGGCCTATGAAAAATTCTTGCAGGCCGAGCGCCTGCGCTGGCAGCACATGATCCGCGAATCCCAGGTACTGACAACAAGCTGA
- a CDS encoding SDR family oxidoreductase — protein MTDSSRQPRVLVTGASRGIGRATMRYLADKGYQTIGLARSIPADARPDEQFIACDLMDLEGTRALVSDLAAQAPFYGLVNNAALAHTTDLAHTSVADMNEAMALNVNACLVCMQALLPGMRQARAGRVVNISSRAALGKPNRTAYSATKAAVIGMSRTWALELAPDQITVNVIAPGPVATELFKTASPPGAPQTEALLAAVPLQRVSEPVEIAHAIDFLLHPLAGYITGQTLHIDGGLTISATRL, from the coding sequence ATGACAGACAGCTCCCGCCAACCCCGCGTATTGGTGACCGGCGCCAGCCGGGGCATTGGCCGCGCCACGATGCGCTACCTCGCCGACAAGGGCTACCAGACGATTGGCCTGGCCCGCAGCATCCCCGCCGACGCGCGGCCCGATGAGCAGTTCATCGCCTGTGACCTGATGGACCTGGAAGGCACGCGGGCGCTGGTCAGCGACCTGGCCGCGCAGGCGCCCTTCTATGGCCTGGTCAACAACGCGGCGCTCGCCCACACCACCGACCTGGCGCACACCAGCGTGGCCGACATGAACGAGGCCATGGCGCTGAACGTGAACGCCTGCCTGGTCTGCATGCAGGCGCTGCTGCCGGGCATGCGCCAGGCGCGCGCGGGCCGGGTCGTCAATATCTCCTCGCGCGCAGCGCTGGGCAAGCCCAACCGCACCGCCTACAGCGCCACCAAGGCCGCCGTCATCGGCATGAGCCGCACCTGGGCGCTGGAGCTGGCCCCGGACCAGATAACGGTCAATGTGATTGCCCCCGGGCCCGTCGCCACCGAGCTGTTCAAGACCGCCAGTCCGCCCGGCGCGCCGCAGACCGAGGCGTTGCTCGCCGCCGTGCCGCTACAGCGGGTGTCCGAGCCGGTGGAGATCGCCCATGCCATCGACTTCTTGCTGCACCCGCTGGCGGGCTACATCACCGGCCAGACCTTGCACATCGACGGAGGGCTCACGATCAGCGCAACCCGGCTATAG
- a CDS encoding acyl-CoA dehydrogenase family protein: MKHSWTLAETPFFDDRHAEVIARLNDWISHNRARLADETPQDLQAECAHWLHSLAQHGLLEYAAPAMADGLPPAVDLRAICLVRECLGYYAPLADFVFSMQGIGSAALWQKGDAQLVAPYVQACSQGRKVAAFALTEPDGGSDVAATKTRAVLQGDHYLLDGAKSYISNGGIADFYVVIARTEEARGASGLSALLVDADTPGLHIHRAIDIIAPHPLAEIHFDACKVPAGRLLGQPGEGFKVAMGVLDIFRSSVGAAALGMGQRALDETLARVSQRQLYGQAMAEMQTVQHKLADMATQLEAARLLVHKAAWLRDVRQRRISTEAAMAKMQGTEAAFQVVDAAVQLWGGMGITCGSVVERLYREVRPMRIYEGATEVQKTIIGRQLLKGQA, encoded by the coding sequence ATGAAGCACAGCTGGACCCTGGCCGAGACGCCATTTTTTGACGACCGGCATGCCGAGGTCATCGCCCGGCTCAACGACTGGATCAGCCACAACCGTGCGCGCCTGGCCGATGAAACCCCGCAGGACCTGCAGGCCGAATGCGCCCACTGGCTGCACAGCCTCGCCCAGCATGGCCTGCTCGAATATGCGGCGCCGGCAATGGCCGATGGTCTGCCGCCAGCGGTGGACCTGCGCGCCATCTGCCTGGTGCGCGAATGCCTGGGCTACTACGCGCCGCTGGCCGATTTTGTCTTCAGCATGCAGGGCATCGGCAGTGCAGCGCTATGGCAAAAGGGTGATGCGCAGCTGGTGGCGCCCTATGTGCAGGCCTGCAGCCAGGGCCGCAAGGTGGCAGCGTTTGCGCTGACCGAGCCCGATGGCGGCTCCGACGTGGCCGCCACCAAGACGCGGGCGGTGCTGCAGGGCGACCACTACCTGCTCGATGGCGCCAAGTCCTATATCTCCAACGGCGGCATCGCCGACTTCTATGTGGTCATCGCCCGCACCGAAGAGGCCAGGGGCGCGAGCGGCCTGTCGGCCTTGCTGGTCGATGCCGACACCCCGGGCCTCCACATCCACCGCGCCATCGACATCATCGCGCCCCACCCGCTCGCCGAGATCCATTTTGACGCGTGCAAGGTGCCTGCGGGCCGCCTGCTTGGCCAGCCGGGCGAAGGCTTCAAGGTGGCGATGGGCGTGCTCGATATCTTCCGCAGCTCGGTGGGGGCCGCCGCGCTGGGCATGGGCCAGCGCGCGCTCGATGAGACCCTGGCGCGGGTCAGCCAGCGCCAGCTCTATGGCCAGGCGATGGCCGAGATGCAGACCGTGCAGCACAAGCTGGCCGATATGGCCACCCAGCTGGAAGCCGCACGCCTGCTGGTGCACAAGGCCGCCTGGCTGCGCGATGTGCGCCAGCGCCGCATCAGCACCGAGGCGGCGATGGCCAAGATGCAGGGCACCGAGGCCGCCTTCCAGGTGGTCGATGCCGCCGTGCAGCTGTGGGGCGGCATGGGCATCACCTGCGGCAGCGTGGTCGAGCGCCTCTACCGCGAAGTGCGCCCTATGCGCATCTACGAAGGTGCGACCGAAGTGCAAAAGACCATCATCGGTCGACAACTATTGAAAGGCCAGGCATGA
- a CDS encoding AMP-binding protein yields MTSQTMASAPPSARANDVRSLLALGADDAPALQFGASTHSYAQLRSQVQQCAHGLRQQGLVAGDVLGLWLPNTPHWLLLHLACAQLGITSLSLNLKLGVKEISRFIDRSACKALAFDRTTANALAVMNGAAASAASLLPGNSLEQILAQQGGSLQCLIDASLSPATAASAPLQAGGGVLQIQPWQALMAAAATTPHSSNCQGAQTCIILSSSGTTSQPKLIVHRQASVAQHAQDVAPGFGIDSGCRSLLALPLCGAFGYTAAMATLAAGACLVLHEVFDTARAAACLQREPITHMFGTNDMVDKLIAELPSGWQPQALRFFGHANFVPGLDALPARALQYGIPMVGCFGMSETFALFAHQDPAAPLPRRAQSGGFPVCPQARVRVRNLETGAIAEAQEPGELEFYSPTLMQQYLHDAQATQQAFTDDGFLRSGDLGYLNGDGGFTHISRLGDVLRIGGFLVNPAEIEESVMALCGASACQVVAVNASGSSRPVAFVLEPRDNTDQRWDEEAIKAQLQQQIARYKVPIRIFRVETFPYTMGPNGKKVKRNELRDLAHSLLAQEASA; encoded by the coding sequence ATGACATCCCAAACGATGGCCAGCGCGCCCCCCAGCGCGCGGGCAAACGATGTGCGCAGCCTGCTGGCGCTGGGCGCGGACGATGCGCCCGCGCTGCAGTTTGGCGCCAGCACCCACAGCTATGCCCAGCTGCGCAGCCAGGTGCAGCAATGCGCCCACGGCCTGCGCCAGCAAGGCCTGGTGGCCGGCGATGTGCTGGGCCTGTGGCTGCCCAACACGCCGCACTGGCTGCTGCTGCACCTGGCCTGCGCCCAGCTGGGTATCACCAGCTTGAGCCTCAACCTCAAGCTGGGCGTCAAGGAGATCAGCCGATTTATCGACCGCTCCGCCTGCAAGGCGCTGGCCTTTGACCGCACCACCGCCAATGCGCTGGCCGTGATGAATGGCGCTGCCGCCAGCGCAGCCAGCCTGCTTCCGGGCAACAGCCTCGAGCAAATTCTGGCGCAGCAAGGCGGCAGCCTGCAGTGCCTGATCGATGCCAGCCTGAGCCCGGCCACCGCTGCCTCTGCCCCGCTGCAGGCCGGTGGCGGCGTGCTGCAGATCCAGCCCTGGCAGGCGCTGATGGCCGCAGCCGCAACAACGCCGCACAGCAGCAACTGCCAGGGCGCGCAGACCTGCATCATCCTGTCGTCCTCGGGCACCACCAGCCAGCCCAAGCTGATCGTGCACCGCCAGGCCAGCGTGGCCCAGCATGCACAGGATGTGGCACCCGGCTTTGGCATCGACAGCGGCTGCCGCAGCCTGCTGGCGCTGCCGCTGTGCGGGGCCTTTGGCTACACGGCGGCGATGGCCACCTTGGCAGCTGGCGCGTGCCTGGTGCTGCACGAGGTATTCGATACCGCACGTGCAGCGGCCTGCCTGCAGCGCGAGCCCATCACCCATATGTTTGGCACCAACGACATGGTCGACAAACTCATCGCCGAGCTGCCCTCGGGCTGGCAGCCGCAGGCGCTGCGCTTTTTTGGCCATGCCAATTTTGTGCCCGGGCTCGATGCGCTGCCCGCCCGTGCCTTGCAGTACGGCATACCGATGGTCGGCTGCTTTGGCATGAGCGAGACCTTTGCGCTGTTTGCCCACCAGGACCCGGCGGCGCCTCTGCCCCGGCGCGCCCAGTCCGGCGGTTTTCCGGTCTGCCCGCAGGCACGGGTGCGCGTGCGCAATCTGGAGACCGGCGCCATCGCCGAGGCGCAAGAGCCCGGTGAGCTGGAGTTCTACAGCCCCACCTTGATGCAGCAGTACCTGCACGACGCGCAGGCGACGCAGCAGGCCTTTACCGATGACGGCTTCCTGCGCTCGGGCGATCTGGGCTACCTCAATGGCGATGGCGGCTTCACGCATATCTCGCGCCTGGGCGATGTGCTGCGCATCGGCGGCTTTTTGGTCAACCCGGCCGAGATTGAGGAGTCGGTGATGGCGCTTTGCGGGGCGAGCGCCTGCCAGGTGGTCGCGGTCAATGCCTCGGGCAGCTCGCGCCCGGTGGCCTTTGTGCTGGAGCCCCGGGACAACACCGACCAACGCTGGGACGAAGAGGCGATCAAGGCCCAGCTGCAGCAGCAGATTGCGCGCTACAAGGTGCCCATCCGCATCTTCCGGGTCGAGACCTTTCCCTACACCATGGGGCCCAATGGCAAGAAGGTCAAACGCAACGAGCTGCGCGACCTGGCCCACAGCCTGCTCGCCCAGGAGGCCAGCGCATGA
- a CDS encoding cyclase family protein, translating into MNAYRPVHAPHLAPVVGSAGSPRWTQRPAQSNWGDFGPDDQLGRLNYLTADKVKEAAQEIQTGERFCLSLPLDKPGGNALNPRRHPPIIKPSRRPLGPGLNFALSRENPNYTDVVSDDYAEIYLQYSTQWDALSHVGSHFDINGDGVDELVYYNGFQAGIDILAPDDLPDMGGQSRAKALGVERLAEQAIQGRGVLVNLRRHFGDGHTLVSGKMLKEVLKADGIEVTRGDIVALYTGFSELLLACDGPPKSDMPETVGAVLDGRDPELQQWIIDSHITTLVADNYGIESVPGRPVDGSCAFLPLHELCLFKLGMPFGELWYLHPLAQWLQAHGRYRFMLTAPALRLPGAVGSPVTPVATV; encoded by the coding sequence ATGAACGCCTACCGCCCTGTACATGCCCCGCACCTTGCCCCTGTTGTCGGCAGCGCCGGCTCGCCGCGCTGGACCCAGCGCCCCGCGCAATCGAACTGGGGCGACTTTGGCCCCGATGACCAGCTCGGCCGCCTGAACTACCTGACGGCGGACAAGGTCAAGGAAGCGGCGCAGGAGATACAGACCGGCGAGCGCTTTTGCCTGAGCCTGCCGCTGGACAAGCCCGGCGGCAATGCGCTCAACCCGCGCCGCCACCCGCCGATCATCAAGCCCTCGCGCCGCCCGCTGGGCCCAGGCCTGAACTTTGCGCTCTCGCGTGAGAACCCGAACTACACCGATGTGGTCAGCGACGACTATGCCGAGATTTACCTGCAGTACTCGACGCAGTGGGATGCGCTCTCCCACGTGGGCAGCCATTTCGACATCAACGGCGATGGCGTCGACGAGCTGGTCTACTACAACGGCTTCCAGGCCGGTATCGACATTCTGGCGCCCGATGACCTGCCGGACATGGGTGGCCAGTCCCGCGCCAAGGCGCTGGGGGTGGAGCGCCTGGCCGAGCAGGCCATCCAGGGCCGGGGCGTGCTGGTCAACCTGCGCCGCCACTTTGGCGACGGCCACACCCTCGTCTCGGGCAAGATGCTCAAGGAGGTGCTCAAGGCCGATGGCATCGAGGTGACCCGTGGCGACATCGTCGCGCTCTACACCGGCTTTAGCGAGTTGCTGCTCGCCTGCGATGGCCCGCCGAAGTCCGATATGCCCGAGACCGTCGGCGCGGTGCTCGACGGGCGTGATCCCGAGCTGCAGCAGTGGATCATCGACAGCCACATCACCACCTTGGTGGCCGACAACTACGGCATCGAATCGGTGCCCGGCCGGCCCGTCGATGGCAGCTGCGCCTTTTTGCCACTGCATGAGCTGTGCCTGTTCAAGCTCGGCATGCCCTTTGGCGAGCTGTGGTACCTGCACCCGCTGGCGCAGTGGCTGCAGGCCCATGGCCGCTACCGCTTCATGCTCACGGCCCCTGCGCTGCGCCTGCCCGGCGCCGTGGGCTCGCCTGTCACCCCCGTGGCCACCGTCTAA
- a CDS encoding IclR family transcriptional regulator codes for MNSGFPGAQSPARLVKVLRLLTRHHVQGLSIAELTAQSGLDRSTARRLLMVLAQSGYAAKDAVTGRYRLGVEAMLTGLAAMAKPPIFEVCHPVMVSVARRSGDTVFLIIRVGDFAHCLHVQPGSTVLHAHSLMTGQIRLLGQGTASLALAASLRDAELEQIYQRRRLDYEAAGISQERLMDMVRQTRKRGHALSVNLLTSGATGVGLAIEFQTAHSAHMAAISVANHDAQMDALHQAQALQVLREELAQAGIAQVGGGDRVGR; via the coding sequence ATGAACTCAGGTTTTCCCGGGGCGCAAAGCCCTGCGCGCTTGGTCAAGGTGCTGCGGCTGCTCACGCGCCACCATGTGCAAGGCCTGTCGATTGCGGAGTTGACCGCGCAGTCGGGGCTGGACCGCTCGACCGCACGGCGCTTGCTGATGGTGCTGGCCCAGTCTGGCTATGCGGCCAAGGATGCAGTCACAGGCCGCTACCGCTTAGGCGTCGAAGCCATGCTGACGGGGCTGGCGGCGATGGCCAAGCCGCCCATCTTCGAGGTCTGTCACCCGGTGATGGTCAGCGTGGCCCGGCGCAGCGGCGACACGGTGTTTCTGATCATCCGCGTGGGCGACTTTGCCCACTGCCTGCATGTGCAGCCGGGCAGCACGGTGCTGCATGCCCACAGCCTGATGACCGGGCAGATCCGCCTGCTGGGCCAGGGCACGGCCAGCCTGGCGCTGGCCGCCAGCCTGCGCGACGCCGAGCTGGAGCAGATCTACCAGCGCCGCCGGCTGGACTACGAGGCCGCCGGCATCAGCCAGGAGCGGCTGATGGACATGGTGCGCCAGACGCGCAAACGCGGCCATGCGCTCAGCGTCAACCTGCTCACCTCGGGCGCCACCGGCGTGGGGCTGGCGATCGAGTTCCAGACCGCCCATAGCGCGCACATGGCCGCCATCAGCGTGGCCAACCACGACGCGCAGATGGATGCGCTGCACCAGGCGCAGGCGCTGCAGGTGCTGCGCGAGGAGTTGGCCCAGGCGGGTATTGCGCAGGTGGGCGGCGGCGATCGCGTAGGACGGTAG
- a CDS encoding TerB family tellurite resistance protein has protein sequence MTTEEIRATLTLCLLASFADGEKHEREREQIRQVAEGLAADQQINLPHLYQDVLLRRVQLGDVLAQLQTTEARQLAYEMALCVCEADGSTSPKEAAFLAQLREAFGTAGQAPTAPGPTAAPAVAAATGMAAAAALATPPAQALAGNLVDAPLNAALPDTPLALTEPAPHPAAADPLVPAQAERRPSSLSVEAMDQKILKASILNGAIELLPENLSTLAIIPLQMRLVYQIGQNYGYELDKGHIKDLLGALGVGLTSQYLEQAGRKLLGGLLGKAGKGLLGGLGRQAVSSGMSFASTYALGHVANQYYAGGRQLSTDMLKNAYQHVMQDGRQLQSRYQAQMQETASGLNTAKILSMVRGGQ, from the coding sequence ATGACGACTGAAGAAATTCGTGCCACTTTGACCCTGTGCCTGCTCGCCTCGTTCGCCGATGGCGAGAAGCACGAGCGCGAGCGCGAGCAGATCCGCCAGGTGGCCGAGGGCCTGGCGGCCGACCAGCAGATCAACCTGCCCCACCTCTACCAGGATGTGCTGCTGCGCCGTGTGCAATTGGGCGATGTGCTGGCCCAACTGCAGACCACCGAGGCGCGCCAGCTCGCCTATGAGATGGCGCTGTGCGTCTGCGAAGCCGATGGCAGCACCAGCCCCAAGGAAGCGGCCTTTTTGGCGCAACTGCGCGAGGCTTTTGGTACGGCAGGGCAGGCGCCCACCGCGCCCGGTCCTACCGCAGCGCCTGCAGTGGCTGCCGCGACGGGGATGGCTGCAGCGGCAGCGTTGGCCACGCCGCCCGCGCAGGCGCTGGCCGGCAACCTGGTCGATGCGCCATTGAACGCCGCCTTGCCCGACACCCCGCTGGCGCTGACGGAGCCCGCGCCCCATCCGGCAGCGGCCGACCCGCTGGTGCCGGCGCAGGCCGAGCGCCGGCCCTCGAGCTTGTCGGTGGAGGCCATGGACCAGAAGATCCTCAAGGCCTCGATTCTCAACGGTGCGATCGAGCTGCTGCCCGAGAACCTCTCGACGCTGGCGATCATTCCGCTGCAGATGCGCCTGGTCTACCAGATCGGGCAGAACTATGGCTACGAGCTGGACAAGGGCCACATCAAGGACCTGCTGGGCGCGCTGGGTGTCGGCTTGACCTCGCAGTACCTGGAGCAGGCGGGGCGCAAGCTGCTGGGTGGGCTGCTGGGCAAGGCCGGCAAGGGCTTGCTCGGCGGCCTGGGCCGGCAGGCCGTCAGCAGCGGCATGAGCTTTGCCTCCACCTATGCGCTGGGCCATGTCGCCAACCAGTACTACGCCGGCGGGCGCCAGCTGTCGACTGACATGCTGAAGAACGCCTACCAGCATGTGATGCAGGATGGCCGCCAGCTGCAGTCGCGCTACCAGGCGCAGATGCAGGAGACCGCGAGCGGCCTGAACACCGCCAAGATCCTGTCGATGGTGCGTGGCGGTCAGTAG